Proteins from one Paenibacillus amylolyticus genomic window:
- a CDS encoding pyrimidine-nucleoside phosphorylase, with product MRMVDIIAKKRDGKELTTAEIDFVVQGYTQGEIPDYQVSAWAMAVFFKDMTDKERADLTMSMVNSGETIDLSAIEGIKVDKHSTGGVGDTTTLVLAPLVAALDVPVAKMSGRGLGHTGGTTDKLESVAGFHVELEKEEFIRLVNEHKVAVIGQSGNLTPADKKLYALRDVTATVNSIPLIASSIMSKKIAAGADAIVLDVKTGAGAFMKTTEDAKELAHAMVSIGNNVGRKTMAVISDMSQPLGLAIGNALEVKEAILTLQGKGPKDLEELCLALGRQMVFLAGKADSLEQAEEKLKEVIQNGKALEKFKDFLANQGGDASVVDHPDRLPQAQYLVEVPADKDGYVAGIVADEIGTAAMLLGAGRATKESEIDLAVGLMLNKKVGDPVKAGESLVTIHANREDVSDVIAKIKENIKIADHADAPVLVHDIVTE from the coding sequence ATGAGAATGGTAGACATTATTGCCAAGAAACGCGACGGTAAAGAACTGACAACAGCTGAGATTGACTTTGTTGTTCAAGGATACACACAAGGAGAGATTCCGGACTATCAAGTCAGCGCATGGGCGATGGCGGTATTCTTCAAAGATATGACAGACAAAGAACGCGCGGACCTGACCATGTCGATGGTGAATTCCGGTGAAACGATTGACCTGTCTGCCATTGAAGGAATCAAAGTAGACAAGCACTCCACAGGAGGAGTGGGCGATACAACAACATTGGTACTCGCTCCGCTCGTTGCTGCGCTTGATGTTCCTGTTGCCAAAATGTCCGGACGTGGACTTGGTCATACAGGTGGTACAACAGACAAGCTGGAGTCCGTAGCTGGATTCCACGTAGAGCTTGAAAAAGAGGAGTTCATTCGTCTCGTCAACGAACACAAGGTTGCAGTTATCGGACAAAGTGGTAACCTCACGCCAGCAGACAAAAAGCTGTATGCCCTGCGCGACGTGACAGCTACCGTTAACTCCATTCCACTGATCGCCAGCTCCATCATGAGCAAGAAAATTGCAGCAGGTGCAGATGCGATCGTATTGGATGTTAAAACGGGTGCCGGTGCGTTCATGAAAACAACGGAAGATGCTAAAGAATTGGCACATGCCATGGTAAGCATCGGTAACAACGTTGGACGTAAAACGATGGCGGTTATCTCCGATATGTCCCAACCACTGGGTCTGGCGATTGGTAACGCACTTGAAGTGAAAGAAGCCATCCTTACCCTGCAAGGGAAAGGTCCAAAAGATCTGGAAGAACTGTGTCTGGCGCTTGGACGTCAGATGGTATTCCTTGCTGGCAAGGCAGATTCCTTGGAGCAAGCAGAGGAGAAATTGAAAGAAGTGATCCAGAACGGTAAAGCGCTGGAGAAATTCAAAGATTTCCTGGCCAACCAAGGCGGAGACGCTTCGGTTGTGGATCATCCAGATCGTTTGCCACAAGCACAATACCTGGTTGAAGTCCCGGCAGACAAAGACGGCTATGTTGCCGGAATCGTCGCTGACGAAATCGGAACGGCAGCAATGCTGCTCGGCGCAGGCCGTGCAACAAAAGAGTCTGAGATCGATCTCGCGGTTGGTCTGATGCTGAACAAAAAAGTTGGTGACCCAGTTAAAGCTGGTGAGTCCCTCGTAACGATTCATGCCAATCGTGAAGACGTGTCAGACGTCATCGCGAAGATCAAAGAAAACATTAAGATTGCGGATCATGCCGATGCGCCTGTATTGGTTCATGATATCGTAACAGAATAA
- the deoD gene encoding purine-nucleoside phosphorylase yields MSTHIGAKPGDIAETILLPGDPLRAKYIADTYLEDVVCYNEVRGMLGYTGTYQGHRISVQGSGMGIPSFAIYANELISEYGVKNLIRVGTCGGMQEHVRVRDVILAQAACTDSSMNKHVFGGYDFSPIATFSLLKEAYDRATAKGMKIHVGNVFSSDSFYRDDRSVTEKLMKHGVLGVEMETTALYTIAAKFGVNALTILTVSDHLLTGEETTAEERQKTFNDMMVVALDTAITL; encoded by the coding sequence ATGAGTACACATATTGGAGCAAAACCCGGAGATATCGCAGAAACGATCCTTTTGCCAGGAGACCCTTTGCGCGCGAAGTATATTGCAGATACGTACCTTGAAGATGTTGTATGTTACAACGAGGTTCGTGGGATGCTCGGTTACACAGGTACATATCAAGGACACCGGATTTCGGTGCAGGGCTCAGGAATGGGTATTCCGTCCTTTGCAATCTATGCTAACGAGTTAATCAGCGAATATGGCGTGAAAAACCTGATCCGTGTAGGTACTTGTGGCGGTATGCAAGAGCATGTACGTGTACGTGACGTTATCCTTGCACAAGCAGCATGTACAGATTCCAGCATGAACAAACACGTATTCGGTGGATATGATTTCTCGCCAATCGCTACGTTCTCCCTGTTGAAAGAAGCATATGACCGTGCAACAGCTAAAGGCATGAAGATCCACGTCGGTAACGTGTTCAGCTCCGATTCTTTCTACCGCGATGATCGTTCCGTAACCGAGAAGTTGATGAAGCATGGCGTACTCGGTGTAGAGATGGAAACAACAGCACTGTACACGATCGCTGCCAAGTTCGGTGTTAACGCACTGACCATCCTGACGGTAAGTGACCACCTGCTGACAGGCGAAGAAACGACTGCCGAAGAGCGTCAAAAAACGTTCAACGACATGATGGTAGTGGCTCTGGACACAGCAATCACTCTGTAA
- a CDS encoding TIGR03943 family protein: MNHTIYPMTKPPVSKSRSIQWHNLIRAVWIGGLAVYIIRLNSSDSLHYYLAPTMQKLLLCCPVPLLFIAVIMAWHGLFSGNDIHCDCEHPPPSGFLRSSLVYGLIAIPLLLGFLLPDRALGSSMASQKGMSLTYAPPEIRRKEPLPDPAAQLNVQDLTQPSMAVQSASSAKVQFVPPDEYSREFAELAEKLYSEQVIRVYPEIFSETLGTIDMFQRQFAGKDISLTGFVYRDKSMDHESHFALGRFLVMCCPADAAPFGVMIHIPDADRFPTDSWVQIDGSIGSAQVNGKDTIEIRATKVTPVSEPTTPYIYTNADSVMAYDKLSKH, from the coding sequence ATGAATCACACGATCTATCCAATGACCAAACCTCCTGTATCAAAATCAAGAAGCATTCAATGGCATAACCTGATCCGTGCGGTCTGGATTGGCGGGTTGGCAGTGTACATTATTCGCTTGAATTCGAGTGATTCGCTTCATTATTATCTGGCGCCTACCATGCAAAAACTGTTGTTATGCTGTCCTGTTCCCTTATTGTTTATCGCTGTTATCATGGCCTGGCATGGACTGTTCAGTGGAAACGACATTCATTGCGACTGTGAGCACCCACCGCCTTCCGGATTCCTGCGCAGCTCGTTGGTATATGGTCTGATTGCGATTCCCTTGTTGCTGGGTTTTCTGTTACCTGATCGGGCTCTCGGCAGCTCCATGGCTAGCCAGAAAGGCATGTCTCTCACCTATGCCCCTCCCGAGATTCGTCGGAAAGAACCGTTGCCTGATCCGGCAGCGCAATTGAATGTACAAGATCTCACCCAACCATCAATGGCTGTTCAGTCTGCATCGTCTGCAAAAGTTCAATTCGTTCCACCCGATGAATATAGCCGCGAATTCGCTGAACTGGCGGAGAAGTTGTATTCGGAACAGGTCATCCGAGTCTATCCTGAGATTTTCTCCGAAACGCTTGGGACGATTGATATGTTCCAACGGCAATTTGCAGGCAAAGATATCTCGTTAACCGGGTTCGTTTATCGGGACAAAAGCATGGATCATGAATCCCATTTTGCACTGGGACGATTCCTCGTTATGTGTTGCCCCGCTGATGCGGCTCCGTTCGGCGTGATGATTCACATCCCAGACGCGGATCGCTTCCCTACAGACAGTTGGGTGCAAATCGATGGCAGCATCGGATCTGCACAGGTAAACGGTAAGGATACCATTGAGATTCGGGCCACCAAGGTGACACCTGTATCCGAGCCGACCACGCCTTATATTTATACAAATGCTGATTCCGTGATGGCGTATGACAAGCTTAGTAAGCATTGA